AAGGCGTAGGAGCAGATTATCGCTGGGATTATATGAAAGATTTTCTTATAGAAGGGCGAATACCAGATTATAATGCAGGGCTAAACACAGAGATTTTAGTAAGTAATTACCAGGCTAAACGTTTAGGGTTTAAAAATGGAGATAAAGTAATCGTGTTTTTCTTAAAAGAAGATGGCGGATTTTTAAATCGACGTTTTGATATAGTAGGAATCTACGATAGCGGTTTTCAGGAATTTGATGAGAGTTTCTTGTTTGCAGATATACGACACGTTCAAAAACTAAATAAATGGGATGACAACCAAGTGGGAGCATTTGAAGTATTTGTTTCAGATTTTGATCGTCTTGATGCTATAGGAAACGAGGTGTTTGAGAATACGGGTTCGTTCTTAAATTCTATGACAATCACAAAAAAGTACTATTCTATTTTTGAATGGTTATCGTTATTTGATTTTAATATCGCACTTATTATCGTAGTGATGATTATTGTGGCCGGTATTAATATGATAGTCGCTTTACTCGTACTTATCTTAGAGCGAACACCTATGGTAGGTATTCTTAAAGCTTTAGGAGCCAGCAATTGGAGCATACGTAAAATATTTATGTACAATGCACTTTATTTGGTAGGTATAGGTTTATTCTGGGGTAACATTATTGGTATAGGTTTACTACTGCTTCAAAAATATTTGGGTATTATAACATTAAATCCCGAAACATATTATGTGAGTGAAGCTCCTGTTTATATAGACTGGTACTATATTGTTCTTCTTAACGTGGGCACGTTTATTTTATGTGCTGTAATGCTTCTGGTACCATCTTATGTAATCACACGTATTTCTCCTGTAAAGACTATAAAATTTAATTAAGACCTTTTTTACTTTCGCATTCGCGGAAATTTTCTAGAGATATTACAATCGGGTGGTTGTTTTTGACAACTGAGTAATTTCTAATTTTCAAACTGTGATTAGTGATACATCTTTGACACGCTAATCAATACATTTATAAAATTGGAAACTACAATTACAATCGCTATTTACATTCACGCTTTTTTCGGAGCTATAGGTTTAATCGCCGGGACGCTAAGTTTTGTGGTTAAGAAAGGAAGTAAACTTCACAAAAAAGCAGGCAACTGGTTTGCGATAGGAATGCTTGTGAGTTCAGGAATATCATTGCCTGTAGCGTGTATGCCGGGTCATAAAAATCAATTTTTGTTTTTAATAGGTTTGTTTACTATTTATATGGTAATCGTAGGTAAACGGGCATTAAGATTCAAATCAATTAAAGTTGAGGTGTCTAAGGTAGACTGGCTAATTACGGGTCTTATGATTTTAATTTCGCTTTTTATGATGGTTTATGGGAGTTTAGCATTTGCTGAGGTTTCCTTTTTATATGTCTATTTTGGTATAATAGGGCTAATAATATGTACTACAGATATCCGTTTTTTAAAAAATCCAAGAAAGACCAAAACTGCCTGGCTTGTGCAACATATAGGAAAAATAATGGGAGCTTACATCGCTTCAGTAACGGCATTTCTAGTTGCCGGTTTAAGTATTCCCGGTGTTGCGGTATGGGTTTTACCTTCAGTATTAGGAACGTTTAGTATTCTATATTGGATACGTAAAACTAAGAAAAAGAAGGTCTTAACAATAAAATAACTTAGTCGCCTCAAAGAATTACAATCCTAAAAGCTCAAAATTTAGTAGTTAAAAAGTCTTGTAAATTCTCATTTTAAATGATTTTCTCTCTTTATTTTTTTCGGAATAAATAGTGTGAGTGAGTAATATGTAGAAATTTATTAAAATTATAACTTGCGACCCTAAGTAGATTTTTATGCAATACGCCCAGAATATTCTTGAAACAATAGGTAATACACCGCTTGTAAAACTCAATAAACTTACTGCAGAACTCCCCTGTTTGGTTTTAGCCAAATACGAGACTTTTAACCCCGGGAATTCTGTAAAAGATAGAATGGCTCTTAAAATGGTTGAAGATGCAGAAGCAGCCGGGATTTTAAAACCGGGAGGTACAATTATTGAAGGTACTTCTGGCAATACAGGAATGGGGCTTGCGCTTGTAGCTATTGTAAAAGGCTATAAAATGATTTGCGTAATCTCAGATAAACAAAGTAAAGAGAAAGTAGATATTTTAAAAGCTGTAGGGAGTGAGGTAATTGTTTGCCCTACAGATGTAGAGCCAGATGATCCCAGGTCTTACTACAGTACTTCAAAACGTCTTGCCGAGGAAACACCCAATTCCTGGTACGTAAATCAATATGACAATCCCAGCAATTGTAAAGCG
The sequence above is a segment of the Leeuwenhoekiella sp. MAR_2009_132 genome. Coding sequences within it:
- a CDS encoding ABC transporter permease: MNFEYFTAKRIIGAKKYKSTASTPIIKIAIIAIILGMVMMMITIATGVGLQQKIREKVSAFNGDIIISQFDGNNSDITLNPIPKDQPFYPQFTAVPDVSHIQATATKAGVIRTPTDFEGIIVKGVGADYRWDYMKDFLIEGRIPDYNAGLNTEILVSNYQAKRLGFKNGDKVIVFFLKEDGGFLNRRFDIVGIYDSGFQEFDESFLFADIRHVQKLNKWDDNQVGAFEVFVSDFDRLDAIGNEVFENTGSFLNSMTITKKYYSIFEWLSLFDFNIALIIVVMIIVAGINMIVALLVLILERTPMVGILKALGASNWSIRKIFMYNALYLVGIGLFWGNIIGIGLLLLQKYLGIITLNPETYYVSEAPVYIDWYYIVLLNVGTFILCAVMLLVPSYVITRISPVKTIKFN